The following are encoded in a window of Kitasatospora sp. NBC_01250 genomic DNA:
- a CDS encoding YdcF family protein — MLAYLLAALLGAAFVVRTRRDRRRFGNGVLLGLALCCLALGLLGELSRFPLRAAHVVLAVLPTLVGLSVLATAILLVANGVTMVRREGGRLPNLLSGLAGLGIFALLGLLLAAVHLDSRPLRMLAVVLLLLAGYFGFLLLCFVGYALLYSRLIRRRPVDFVVVLGAGLVDGSRVPPLLAARLERGLALYQAQAGRGSAPLLLVSGGKGSDESRSEADAMADYLIGRGLPAERIRREGRSVSTEQNLEFSRALMEAERPGYRCAVVTSSFHVLRAAVITRRAGVRGQVLGAPTAPYYWPSATLREFVAVLVGHPVTNLGVCALLVLLGTSAGWHR; from the coding sequence ATGCTCGCCTATCTGCTGGCCGCCCTGCTGGGCGCCGCGTTCGTCGTCCGGACCCGCCGAGACCGCAGGCGGTTCGGCAACGGCGTGCTGCTCGGCCTGGCCCTGTGCTGCCTGGCGCTGGGCCTGCTCGGCGAGCTGAGCCGGTTCCCGCTCCGGGCGGCGCACGTGGTGCTGGCGGTGCTGCCCACGCTGGTCGGGCTCAGCGTGCTGGCGACCGCGATCCTGCTGGTGGCCAACGGGGTCACCATGGTCCGCCGGGAGGGCGGCCGGCTGCCCAACCTGCTCTCCGGGCTGGCGGGCCTGGGCATCTTCGCGCTGCTGGGCCTGCTGCTGGCCGCCGTGCACCTGGACAGCCGTCCGCTGCGGATGCTGGCGGTGGTGCTGCTCCTGCTCGCCGGCTACTTCGGTTTCCTGCTGCTCTGCTTCGTCGGCTACGCGCTCCTCTACAGCCGCCTGATCCGCCGGCGCCCGGTGGACTTCGTGGTGGTGCTGGGCGCCGGGCTGGTCGACGGCTCGCGGGTGCCGCCGCTGCTCGCGGCCCGGCTGGAGCGCGGGCTCGCCCTCTACCAGGCACAGGCGGGGCGCGGCTCGGCGCCGCTGCTGCTGGTCTCCGGCGGCAAGGGCTCCGACGAGTCCCGCTCCGAGGCCGACGCGATGGCCGACTACCTGATCGGTCGCGGGCTGCCCGCCGAGCGGATCAGGCGCGAGGGCCGTTCGGTCAGCACCGAGCAGAACCTGGAGTTCAGCCGGGCCCTGATGGAGGCCGAGCGGCCCGGCTACCGCTGTGCCGTCGTCACCAGCAGCTTCCACGTGCTGCGCGCGGCGGTGATCACCCGCCGCGCCGGGGTGCGGGGCCAGGTGCTCGGCGCGCCGACCGCGCCGTACTACTGGCCGAGCGCGACGCTGCGCGAGTTCGTCGCCGTCCTGGTCGGCCACCCCGTGACCAACCTGGGGGTCTGCGCGCTGCTCGTGCTGCTGGGCACGAGTGCCGGCTGGCACCGCTGA
- a CDS encoding SsgA family sporulation/cell division regulator codes for MPETVEFLTSGELTGPLPRRLRVVLRYRADDPYAVHLCFPSGARFDEEPGAGSGLSWTVGRELLAEGSHTPAGLGDLRLRPLPSAGTVRLTFHSAEGFAAFHLEASDLQDFLAASYRLVPPGTESERLCWPETAEEFANRLF; via the coding sequence ATGCCAGAGACCGTGGAGTTCCTCACCTCGGGGGAGCTGACCGGCCCACTTCCACGCCGCCTGCGGGTCGTCCTGCGCTACCGGGCCGACGACCCGTACGCCGTCCACCTCTGTTTCCCGAGCGGCGCCCGGTTCGACGAGGAGCCGGGCGCGGGCAGCGGCCTGTCCTGGACGGTGGGCCGGGAGCTGCTGGCGGAGGGCAGCCACACCCCGGCGGGGCTCGGGGACCTGCGGTTGCGGCCGCTGCCGTCGGCGGGCACCGTGCGCCTGACCTTCCACTCGGCGGAGGGCTTCGCGGCCTTCCACCTGGAGGCGTCCGACCTGCAGGACTTCCTGGCAGCGAGCTACCGGCTGGTGCCGCCGGGCACCGAGAGCGAGCGGCTGTGCTGGCCCGAAACGGCCGAGGAGTTCGCCAACCGCCTGTTCTGA
- a CDS encoding PRC-barrel domain-containing protein, with product MFEPEDIREWRGHDVVDVEGRRIGQLEAVYVDTLSDQPAFATVVVGMPTRRRLTFVPLAGASVGPGYLKVRYPRDQVKDAPSIGTDDVLPAEDEAAVFAHYELAYDTAPGGARRLGRP from the coding sequence GTGTTCGAGCCCGAGGACATCAGAGAGTGGCGCGGCCACGACGTGGTCGACGTCGAGGGCCGCCGGATCGGCCAGCTGGAGGCCGTCTACGTGGACACCCTCAGCGACCAGCCCGCCTTCGCCACCGTCGTGGTCGGCATGCCGACCCGGCGACGGCTGACCTTCGTGCCGCTGGCCGGCGCGAGCGTGGGGCCGGGCTACCTGAAGGTCCGCTACCCGCGTGACCAGGTCAAGGACGCGCCGTCAATCGGCACCGACGACGTGCTGCCGGCCGAGGACGAGGCGGCGGTCTTCGCCCACTACGAGCTGGCCTACGACACCGCCCCGGGCGGTGCGCGACGGCTGGGCCGTCCCTGA
- a CDS encoding nuclear transport factor 2 family protein, with protein MNDVVEVTQLVLHERQARDRGWWEQMRACFAPTATVRLSWFRGSAADFVTASEQMVASGDLAAHRLGPPVVDVHGARAVVELPAAIELRAELDGVEVDLTSYARLVYRVARHEGRWLVESFDPVYERDTLLPSHPGARLVVDPAELSGLRPAYRLLGHLLGRRGYRIADDLYGDDRPEPVAAFYRETFAWLHA; from the coding sequence ATGAACGACGTCGTCGAGGTGACCCAGCTGGTCCTGCACGAGCGCCAGGCGCGCGACCGCGGCTGGTGGGAGCAGATGCGCGCCTGCTTCGCGCCCACGGCCACGGTGCGACTGAGCTGGTTCCGCGGCAGTGCGGCGGACTTCGTCACCGCCTCCGAGCAGATGGTGGCGAGCGGCGACCTGGCCGCCCACCGCCTCGGCCCGCCGGTCGTCGACGTGCACGGCGCGCGGGCGGTGGTGGAGCTGCCGGCGGCGATCGAGCTGCGGGCCGAGCTGGACGGCGTCGAGGTGGACCTCACCTCCTACGCCAGGCTGGTCTACCGCGTGGCGCGGCACGAGGGGCGGTGGCTGGTCGAGTCCTTCGACCCGGTCTACGAGCGGGACACGCTGCTGCCCAGCCACCCCGGCGCCCGGCTGGTGGTGGACCCGGCGGAGCTGAGCGGGCTGCGGCCCGCCTACCGGCTGCTCGGCCACCTGCTCGGCCGCCGCGGCTACCGGATCGCGGACGACCTCTACGGCGACGACCGGCCGGAGCCGGTGGCCGCCTTCTACCGGGAGACCTTCGCCTGGCTGCACGCCTGA
- a CDS encoding MMPL family transporter, whose amino-acid sequence MASAVARQGRMARLGRFCYRRRRFVLLLWVVGTVLLLLVGFGFKAPADNNFTGGRSPSAQAQNLIKLHFPERQGSGLTLAVQAPAGVAAPAVRDRVDALLTQLSGAPHLTTVHSPYSSPGQISADGTIAFATLQSAVTPLPASEVGHLVDQVKAAGGTGVTFALGGADVVAAETPYGGASDAIGGLAAMVVILVAFGSLLATGLTMLAALFGIGTGLALIFLLGHLFPAPSFSPIVSTLLGLGVGIDYALFIVTRYREGLADGLTPEDAVVVAIARAGRSVLFAGATVVIAMLGLFVVQQKLLNATAVAASVTVLMTMVAAITLLPALLGFAGRGIDRFKLPYFGRTGSRSPMAERWARVIQRRPVTGLVAGAALMIVLAVPAFSMRLSFEDNSTEPHDTSGYASYRILSEGFGPGFDAPFVIVAALPAAPPPGAPGGGAQLDPVVAAVARTPGVAAVTPPQTSQDGMAALFIAYPTTAHQNAATPKLLDRLRGQVIPDAVRGTGLVVHIGGPTAGDTDFAAEVSARLPWLIATVIGLALVLLLVLVRSVAIALKAAVMTLLSVGAAFGVLVAIVQWGWLGGLLGFPTTAPITAWVPLFIFPILFGLSTDYEVFLVSRIREEYDAGAPTREAVAQGLGRTARVITAAAAIMVTVFLSVLATPDIAVKEFGLGLAVAVFLDATVVRMVLVPAIMELLGNLNWWLPRPLARLLPQIA is encoded by the coding sequence ATGGCATCAGCGGTCGCCCGTCAAGGACGGATGGCTCGGCTCGGCCGCTTCTGCTACCGCCGCCGTCGGTTCGTGCTGCTGCTCTGGGTGGTCGGTACCGTCCTGCTGCTGCTCGTCGGCTTCGGTTTCAAGGCCCCCGCCGACAACAACTTCACCGGTGGGAGGTCGCCGTCCGCGCAGGCCCAGAACCTGATCAAGCTGCACTTCCCCGAGCGCCAGGGCAGCGGTCTGACGCTGGCGGTCCAGGCCCCGGCGGGCGTCGCGGCCCCGGCGGTGCGCGACCGGGTGGACGCCCTGCTGACCCAGCTGTCCGGCGCCCCGCACCTCACCACGGTGCACTCGCCGTACAGCAGCCCGGGGCAGATCTCGGCGGACGGCACGATCGCCTTCGCGACGCTGCAGTCCGCCGTCACCCCGCTGCCGGCGAGCGAGGTCGGCCACCTCGTCGACCAGGTGAAGGCGGCCGGCGGCACCGGCGTCACCTTCGCGCTCGGCGGCGCCGACGTGGTGGCGGCCGAGACTCCCTACGGCGGTGCGTCGGACGCGATCGGCGGCCTTGCCGCGATGGTGGTCATCCTCGTCGCGTTCGGCTCACTGCTGGCGACGGGTCTGACGATGCTCGCCGCGCTGTTCGGCATCGGCACCGGGCTGGCCCTCATCTTCCTGCTCGGCCACCTGTTCCCCGCGCCGTCGTTCAGTCCGATCGTCTCCACGCTGCTGGGCCTGGGCGTGGGCATCGACTACGCGCTGTTCATCGTCACCCGCTACCGCGAGGGCCTGGCCGACGGGCTGACGCCCGAGGACGCGGTGGTGGTGGCGATCGCGCGGGCCGGACGCTCGGTGCTCTTCGCCGGGGCCACCGTGGTGATCGCGATGCTCGGGCTCTTCGTGGTGCAGCAGAAGCTGCTCAACGCCACCGCCGTGGCGGCCTCGGTCACGGTGCTGATGACGATGGTCGCCGCGATCACCCTGCTCCCCGCGCTGCTCGGCTTCGCCGGGCGCGGCATCGACCGGTTCAAGCTGCCCTACTTCGGGCGGACCGGCTCGCGCAGCCCGATGGCCGAGCGGTGGGCCCGGGTGATCCAGCGCCGCCCGGTGACCGGCCTGGTGGCGGGCGCCGCGCTGATGATCGTGCTCGCCGTGCCCGCCTTCTCGATGCGGCTGAGCTTCGAGGACAACAGCACCGAGCCGCACGACACCAGCGGCTACGCCTCCTACCGGATCCTCAGCGAGGGCTTCGGGCCGGGCTTCGACGCGCCTTTCGTCATCGTCGCCGCGCTGCCCGCCGCGCCCCCGCCGGGCGCACCGGGCGGCGGCGCGCAGCTGGACCCGGTGGTCGCCGCCGTCGCCCGCACGCCCGGGGTCGCGGCGGTCACGCCCCCGCAGACCAGCCAGGACGGCATGGCCGCGCTCTTCATCGCCTACCCGACCACCGCCCACCAGAACGCGGCCACCCCGAAGCTGCTCGACCGGCTGCGCGGCCAGGTGATCCCCGACGCCGTCCGGGGCACCGGGCTGGTGGTGCACATCGGCGGTCCCACCGCGGGCGACACCGACTTCGCCGCCGAGGTGTCGGCCCGGCTGCCCTGGCTGATCGCGACCGTGATCGGGCTGGCGCTGGTCCTGCTGCTGGTGCTGGTCCGCTCGGTGGCGATCGCGCTGAAGGCGGCGGTGATGACGCTGCTGTCGGTGGGCGCGGCCTTCGGCGTGCTGGTCGCCATCGTCCAGTGGGGCTGGCTCGGCGGCCTGCTCGGGTTCCCGACCACGGCGCCCATCACGGCCTGGGTGCCGCTGTTCATCTTCCCGATCCTGTTCGGGCTCTCCACCGACTACGAGGTCTTCCTGGTCTCCCGGATCCGCGAGGAGTACGACGCCGGCGCGCCGACCAGGGAGGCGGTGGCCCAGGGCCTGGGCCGCACCGCCCGGGTGATCACCGCCGCCGCCGCGATCATGGTGACCGTCTTCCTCTCGGTGCTCGCCACACCCGACATCGCCGTCAAGGAGTTCGGCCTGGGTCTGGCGGTCGCGGTCTTCCTGGACGCCACGGTGGTCCGGATGGTGCTGGTGCCCGCGATCATGGAGCTGCTGGGCAACCTCAACTGGTGGCTGCCCCGCCCGCTCGCCCGCCTGCTGCCGCAGATCGCCTGA
- a CDS encoding AIM24 family protein: MRAVVKGSTMPVLEVELEAGESLVSAHGELSWMSANMQMSQTTNAGGGRGGLMNTLKRAVGGGGIFLTQYQAHGGPALVAFAAKVPGHIVPVDIAPGRTMLVHRHGWVCGTPGVSPTVALQQSFRGGLWGGEGFVLQRLQGQGLAWVELSGELTQYTLGPGQTMLVHPGHVGMFEESVQFSITRVPGIANKIFGGDGYHLVALTGPGQIWLQSMPLSNLAHALEPYLARDAATAGAEGVGLGGIVGTMMRN, encoded by the coding sequence ATGCGGGCGGTAGTCAAGGGCAGCACCATGCCGGTGCTGGAGGTCGAACTGGAGGCGGGCGAGAGCCTGGTCTCCGCCCACGGCGAGCTGTCGTGGATGTCGGCGAACATGCAGATGTCGCAGACCACCAACGCCGGTGGCGGGCGCGGCGGCCTGATGAACACGCTCAAGCGCGCGGTCGGCGGCGGTGGCATCTTCCTGACGCAGTACCAGGCGCACGGCGGCCCGGCCCTGGTGGCCTTCGCGGCCAAGGTGCCGGGGCACATCGTGCCGGTGGACATCGCGCCGGGGCGCACCATGCTGGTGCACCGGCACGGCTGGGTCTGCGGCACCCCCGGGGTCAGCCCCACCGTCGCCCTCCAGCAGTCCTTCCGGGGCGGCCTGTGGGGCGGCGAGGGCTTCGTGCTCCAGCGCCTGCAGGGGCAGGGGCTGGCCTGGGTGGAGCTCTCCGGTGAGCTCACCCAGTACACCCTGGGGCCCGGCCAGACGATGCTGGTCCACCCCGGGCACGTCGGGATGTTCGAGGAGTCGGTGCAGTTCAGCATCACCCGGGTGCCGGGCATCGCCAACAAGATCTTCGGCGGCGACGGCTACCACCTGGTGGCACTGACCGGACCGGGCCAGATCTGGCTGCAGAGCATGCCGCTGTCCAACCTGGCCCACGCGCTGGAGCCCTACCTGGCCCGTGACGCCGCCACCGCCGGTGCCGAGGGGGTCGGCCTCGGCGGCATCGTCGGCACCATGATGCGGAACTGA
- a CDS encoding MBL fold metallo-hydrolase, translated as MGTEQLTEGWRVDERCTNCDVARQLAPGLIGEAEGRSVVLRQPRDQAEREALHSAAHACPTRSIRPPEGRLDPVLDPFPLALDAGVRLCGHNSPRTAGANSYLLARPDGSAMMVDTPRWSAALTARYQALGRVTDVLLTHRDHAAHGRRYADEFGARLWIHEGDLAAAPDADQVLRGTEPTEIATGVTAFPLPGHTEGSVLYLADERYCFSGDSFYWSRTTGDLEVADSVTWYSIRELAASLARTAPRLRFEWLLPGHGDRRQLPADKMAERLRSLAERTGQLRPRPIDFTGVRW; from the coding sequence ATGGGGACGGAACAGCTGACGGAGGGCTGGCGGGTCGACGAGCGGTGCACCAACTGCGACGTCGCGCGGCAGTTGGCCCCGGGCCTGATCGGCGAGGCCGAGGGCCGCTCGGTGGTGCTGCGCCAGCCGCGCGACCAGGCCGAGCGGGAGGCCCTGCACAGCGCCGCGCACGCCTGCCCCACCCGGTCGATCCGCCCGCCCGAGGGGCGGCTGGACCCGGTCCTGGACCCGTTCCCGCTGGCGCTGGACGCGGGCGTGCGCTTGTGCGGCCACAACTCGCCGCGCACCGCCGGGGCCAACTCCTACCTGCTGGCCCGCCCCGACGGCAGCGCGATGATGGTGGACACGCCGCGGTGGAGCGCCGCGCTGACCGCCCGCTACCAGGCGCTCGGCCGCGTCACCGACGTGCTGCTCACCCACCGCGACCACGCCGCGCACGGCCGCCGCTACGCCGACGAGTTCGGCGCCCGGCTGTGGATCCACGAGGGCGACCTCGCCGCCGCGCCCGACGCCGACCAGGTGCTGCGCGGCACCGAGCCGACCGAGATCGCCACCGGGGTGACGGCCTTCCCGCTGCCGGGCCACACCGAGGGCAGCGTCCTCTACCTCGCGGACGAGCGGTACTGCTTCAGCGGCGACAGCTTCTACTGGTCCCGGACCACCGGGGACCTCGAAGTCGCCGACAGCGTCACCTGGTACTCCATCCGCGAACTGGCCGCCTCGCTGGCCCGCACCGCGCCCAGGCTGCGCTTCGAGTGGCTGCTGCCCGGCCACGGCGACCGGCGGCAGCTGCCCGCCGACAAGATGGCCGAGCGGCTGCGCAGCCTGGCCGAACGGACCGGGCAACTCCGGCCCAGGCCCATCGACTTCACCGGCGTGCGCTGGTAG
- a CDS encoding amidase encodes MDYAEYRTHDAVGLAELVAAGEVSPTELLDLAIARAEAVNGRLNAIVTPMYELARARAAQPPTGPFAGVPFLLKDLQQDYAGLPTGSGCRALAHRVAAEHSTVVSRWLEAGLVVFGKTNTPEFGAKGVTEPEANGPTRNPWDLGRTPGGSSGGSAAAVAAGVVPVAGASDGGGSIRIPAACCGLFGLKPGRGLVPAGPLSAEHLDGAATNGVISRSVRDTAAMLDVLTGTPDPGGPYLAARPELPYAELARREPGRLRIGFSTRSPLGTPVHPQAVAAVEDAAALLAGLGHEVEPAETGIDEHRMALDFLSMWCVQTAHAVAETRRITGAGPEGFELDTLLLAAAGRAQRACDHHGTRQRWNTYNRALAAFHQRYDLLLTPTLARPAVRIGELDTPRPVRAVARVLLRLGLLGTLSGTKAWERAVVANLSATPYTQLANLTGRPAMSVPTHRTPDGLPLGVQFVGPLGGEGTLLALAAQLETARPWAQLAPPL; translated from the coding sequence GTGGACTACGCCGAGTACCGGACACACGACGCGGTGGGCCTGGCCGAGCTGGTGGCGGCGGGCGAGGTGTCGCCCACCGAGCTGCTCGACCTGGCGATCGCGCGGGCCGAGGCCGTCAACGGCCGGCTGAACGCCATCGTCACCCCGATGTACGAGCTCGCCCGGGCCCGCGCCGCGCAGCCGCCGACCGGGCCGTTCGCGGGTGTGCCGTTCCTGCTCAAGGACCTCCAGCAGGACTACGCCGGGCTGCCCACCGGCAGTGGCTGCCGGGCGCTGGCGCACCGGGTCGCCGCCGAGCACAGCACCGTGGTCAGCCGCTGGCTGGAGGCCGGCCTGGTGGTCTTCGGCAAGACCAACACCCCCGAGTTCGGCGCCAAGGGCGTCACCGAGCCGGAGGCCAACGGCCCCACCCGCAACCCCTGGGACCTCGGCCGCACCCCCGGCGGCTCCTCCGGCGGCTCGGCGGCCGCGGTCGCCGCGGGCGTCGTGCCGGTGGCGGGCGCCAGCGACGGCGGCGGCTCGATCCGGATACCCGCCGCCTGTTGCGGGCTCTTCGGCCTCAAGCCGGGCCGTGGCCTGGTCCCGGCCGGCCCGCTGTCCGCCGAACACCTGGACGGCGCGGCGACCAACGGGGTGATCTCGCGCAGCGTGCGCGACACCGCGGCGATGCTCGACGTCCTCACCGGCACGCCCGACCCCGGCGGCCCCTACCTCGCCGCCCGCCCGGAGCTGCCGTACGCCGAACTCGCCCGGCGCGAACCGGGACGGCTGCGGATCGGCTTCAGCACCCGCTCCCCGCTCGGCACCCCGGTGCACCCGCAGGCGGTGGCCGCCGTCGAGGACGCCGCCGCGCTGCTCGCCGGACTCGGCCACGAGGTCGAGCCCGCCGAGACCGGCATCGACGAACACCGCATGGCCCTGGACTTCCTGAGCATGTGGTGCGTCCAGACCGCCCACGCGGTGGCCGAGACCCGGCGCATCACCGGTGCCGGTCCGGAGGGCTTCGAGCTGGACACCCTCCTGCTGGCCGCCGCGGGCCGGGCACAGCGGGCCTGCGACCACCACGGCACCCGCCAGCGCTGGAACACCTACAACCGCGCGCTGGCCGCCTTCCACCAGCGCTACGACCTGCTGCTCACCCCGACGCTGGCCCGCCCGGCGGTGCGGATCGGCGAGCTGGACACCCCGCGCCCGGTCCGCGCGGTGGCCCGGGTCCTGCTGCGGCTGGGCCTGCTGGGCACCCTGTCGGGGACGAAGGCCTGGGAGCGCGCCGTCGTGGCCAACCTCTCGGCCACCCCGTACACCCAACTGGCCAACCTCACCGGCCGCCCCGCGATGAGCGTCCCCACCCACCGCACCCCGGACGGGCTGCCGCTGGGCGTGCAGTTCGTCGGCCCGCTGGGCGGCGAGGGCACCCTGCTCGCCCTCGCCGCCCAGCTGGAGACCGCCCGCCCTTGGGCCCAACTGGCGCCCCCGCTCTAG
- a CDS encoding helix-turn-helix domain-containing protein, whose translation MAQQVYDRLEFDAAAGRGGVRTIDLRVGTGPEGSWELVRAAPAGAPGSGVAGYRGYRLALHRPQRRLEVPSGLVTLLLEFGGSLRLGRVGRSLTGDPQAGWTRLDSLFAGLQTEPTVAEHDGRLCGIEVLLEPWLAYTVLGVGLHELHGVAVPVRDLLGWQGALLAERLAGTPRWSDRFALVDAFLLERVACGRPAAEQVVHAWRQVVRSGGDGCVGGLGAAVGWSERHLELRFREQIGLSPKRAARLLRLRHSLRLLEAGCPPARIAVACGFYDQAHYAREFKAMTGCTPAGLRQLRAMPERPVDRLPGRATSVLLRGRPANSARPESR comes from the coding sequence ATGGCACAACAGGTGTACGACCGGCTGGAGTTCGACGCCGCAGCAGGCCGGGGCGGAGTGCGGACCATCGACCTGCGGGTCGGCACCGGCCCTGAGGGGAGCTGGGAGCTGGTCCGGGCCGCGCCCGCGGGCGCCCCCGGCTCCGGCGTGGCGGGCTACCGCGGCTACCGGCTCGCCCTGCACCGGCCGCAGCGCCGGCTGGAGGTGCCCAGCGGACTGGTCACCCTGCTCCTCGAGTTCGGCGGTTCGCTGCGGCTCGGCCGGGTCGGGCGCTCGCTGACGGGCGACCCGCAGGCCGGCTGGACCCGTCTCGACTCGCTCTTCGCCGGTCTGCAGACCGAGCCGACGGTGGCCGAGCACGACGGGCGGCTGTGCGGGATCGAGGTGCTGCTGGAGCCCTGGCTGGCCTACACCGTGCTCGGCGTCGGCCTGCACGAGCTGCACGGCGTCGCGGTGCCGGTGCGCGATCTGCTGGGGTGGCAGGGGGCGTTGCTGGCCGAGCGGTTGGCCGGGACGCCGCGCTGGTCGGACCGGTTCGCCCTGGTGGACGCGTTCCTGCTGGAGCGCGTCGCGTGCGGCCGGCCCGCCGCGGAGCAGGTGGTGCACGCCTGGCGGCAGGTGGTCCGGTCGGGAGGTGACGGGTGTGTCGGCGGTCTGGGAGCGGCGGTGGGGTGGAGCGAGCGCCACCTGGAGCTGCGCTTCCGCGAGCAGATCGGCCTCTCGCCCAAGCGGGCCGCCCGGTTGCTGCGACTGCGACACTCGCTGCGCCTCCTGGAGGCCGGCTGCCCACCGGCCCGGATCGCGGTCGCCTGCGGCTTCTACGACCAGGCCCATTACGCACGGGAGTTCAAGGCGATGACGGGCTGCACGCCGGCCGGTCTGCGCCAGCTGCGTGCCATGCCCGAGCGTCCGGTGGACCGCCTGCCGGGCCGGGCCACCAGCGTACTGCTGCGCGGCCGCCCGGCGAACTCCGCTCGGCCGGAGAGCCGTTAG
- a CDS encoding winged helix-turn-helix domain-containing protein, which yields MNTTAAVPVRGATGIDATSTDSTNVARADVDGTNVDGTAFDEDAAAVARLADRRATGALHTETGTLFLHQGAVVHAESPHCLGLGELLIGCGRITPDAWQRLLDRFAGEHRIGRLLVAQGVVTTGELEACSVAALYDAGYFALGPGSRHTGFEPGARHWLGPVNAVAPRLLHREVVRRRLLLQRVWPWPQVDSAPVVRTGRTLPGALPPGCRRREILEHADGRRTPADLARLLGRSSYATVLEVRRLAAAGLIATPPAVTPPAPAHPAAVHPAALPRGTATCAGDALSRPAPPHPDERPQPLPQPLPWRTRGASRCRAADDQLSAHAPETALLLRIRTALEARL from the coding sequence GTGAACACCACCGCCGCCGTCCCCGTCCGCGGCGCCACCGGCATCGACGCCACCAGCACCGACAGCACCAACGTTGCCAGGGCCGACGTCGACGGCACCAACGTCGACGGCACCGCCTTCGACGAGGACGCGGCCGCCGTGGCGCGGCTGGCCGACCGGCGGGCCACCGGAGCGCTGCACACCGAGACCGGCACCCTCTTCCTCCACCAAGGCGCCGTGGTCCACGCGGAGAGCCCGCACTGCCTGGGCCTCGGCGAGCTGCTGATCGGCTGCGGACGGATCACCCCGGACGCCTGGCAGCGCCTGCTGGACCGGTTCGCCGGCGAGCACCGGATCGGGCGTCTGCTCGTCGCCCAAGGGGTGGTCACCACAGGCGAGTTGGAGGCCTGCTCGGTTGCCGCGCTGTACGACGCCGGCTACTTCGCGCTCGGCCCCGGCTCGCGTCACACCGGCTTCGAGCCCGGGGCGCGCCACTGGCTGGGTCCGGTGAACGCCGTGGCACCGCGGCTGCTGCACCGCGAGGTCGTCCGCCGCCGCCTGCTGCTCCAGCGGGTCTGGCCCTGGCCGCAGGTCGACTCGGCGCCGGTGGTGCGCACCGGCCGGACCCTGCCCGGCGCACTGCCGCCCGGCTGTCGGCGGCGCGAGATCCTGGAGCACGCCGACGGCCGCCGCACCCCGGCCGACCTGGCCCGTCTGCTGGGCCGCTCCAGCTACGCCACCGTGCTGGAGGTCCGCCGGCTCGCCGCGGCCGGCCTGATCGCCACACCCCCAGCCGTCACACCGCCGGCCCCCGCGCACCCGGCCGCCGTGCACCCGGCCGCCCTGCCGAGGGGCACCGCCACCTGCGCGGGCGACGCGCTGTCGCGCCCCGCACCGCCCCACCCCGACGAACGCCCGCAACCGCTCCCCCAACCGCTCCCGTGGCGCACCCGCGGCGCCTCCCGGTGCCGCGCGGCCGACGACCAGCTGTCCGCCCACGCCCCGGAGACCGCCCTGCTGCTCCGGATCCGAACCGCCCTGGAGGCTCGACTGTGA
- a CDS encoding roadblock/LC7 domain-containing protein — protein sequence MRRALKPRGERRHSAALENALLAELRVLRQRVPHLAGGLVASVDGLLLAHDTHGTEPDSLAALTAATLGVARRLAEATGQGDFRESLVRGEHGYVATYAAGPVCVLTLLSHPDVSVGRLHLEARRSAQRLGELLQSTP from the coding sequence ATGAGGCGGGCACTGAAACCGCGCGGCGAACGGCGCCACTCGGCGGCCCTGGAGAACGCCCTGCTCGCCGAGCTGCGGGTGCTGCGCCAGCGGGTGCCGCACCTGGCCGGCGGCCTGGTCGCCAGCGTGGACGGCCTGCTGCTCGCCCACGACACGCACGGCACCGAGCCGGACAGCCTGGCCGCACTGACCGCCGCCACCCTCGGGGTGGCCCGGCGGCTGGCCGAGGCCACCGGCCAGGGCGACTTCCGCGAGTCGCTGGTCCGCGGCGAACACGGCTACGTGGCGACCTACGCGGCCGGCCCGGTCTGCGTCCTGACGCTGCTCTCCCACCCAGACGTGAGCGTCGGCCGCCTGCACCTGGAGGCGCGGCGCTCGGCGCAGCGGCTGGGCGAACTGCTCCAGAGCACCCCCTGA